In the genome of Natronorubrum sediminis, one region contains:
- a CDS encoding competence/damage-inducible protein A, with product MNAAVLTVGDELLAGRTTNTNATWLCTRLSARGVSVERVTTVPDRIEDIVGTVEEYRQAYDAVVVTGGLGPTHDDVTMAAVATAFGRDLEEHADALAWLADDGYSRADLTDGTADLPRGARAIHNEVGVAPGAVLENVYVLPGVPSEMKAMFESVASEFTGTTTYREEIVVDEPESALLDRIAAVRERFDVTVGSYPGGSVRLVLECPDEVTLEEATAWLRERVDEAE from the coding sequence ATGAACGCAGCGGTCCTAACAGTCGGTGACGAACTCCTCGCCGGGCGGACGACGAACACCAACGCCACCTGGCTCTGTACGCGATTGAGCGCTCGAGGCGTCTCGGTCGAACGGGTCACCACCGTTCCCGACCGAATCGAGGACATCGTCGGTACCGTCGAGGAGTACCGTCAGGCGTACGACGCCGTCGTCGTCACCGGCGGACTCGGCCCGACACACGACGACGTGACGATGGCCGCCGTCGCGACAGCCTTCGGGCGAGACCTCGAGGAACACGCGGACGCGCTCGCCTGGCTCGCGGACGACGGCTACTCTCGAGCGGACCTGACCGACGGCACGGCCGACCTGCCGAGGGGTGCGCGAGCGATCCACAACGAGGTCGGCGTCGCACCCGGAGCCGTCCTCGAGAACGTCTACGTCCTGCCCGGAGTACCCTCGGAGATGAAAGCCATGTTCGAGTCCGTCGCGAGTGAGTTTACGGGGACGACCACGTACCGCGAGGAAATCGTCGTCGACGAGCCAGAGAGTGCGCTTCTCGACCGAATTGCGGCCGTAAGAGAACGGTTCGACGTGACCGTCGGCAGTTATCCGGGCGGATCGGTTCGGCTGGTACTGGAGTGCCCCGACGAGGTGACGCTCGAGGAGGCGACGGCGTGGCTTCGCGAGCGCGTCGACGAAGCCGAGTAA
- a CDS encoding winged helix-turn-helix domain-containing protein — translation MSHSRRERTESDSNTVLSALGNKYSAEILCAAGSPKSAQALSEDIKIPIATCYRRIEELVDAGLLTCEGRQLSEEGRRTNIYRRTLDEIEVDFSDTEPQYSQKRRTEAKNRLHDQLHE, via the coding sequence ATGTCTCATAGTCGGAGGGAACGAACCGAGTCGGACTCGAATACAGTCCTCTCAGCACTCGGCAACAAATACAGCGCAGAGATCCTCTGTGCTGCAGGTTCACCGAAATCAGCACAGGCTCTCAGCGAAGATATCAAAATCCCGATTGCAACGTGTTATCGTCGGATCGAAGAACTCGTGGACGCCGGGCTCTTGACATGTGAGGGACGACAGCTCTCGGAGGAGGGTCGGCGAACGAATATTTACCGACGAACGCTCGACGAGATCGAGGTCGACTTCTCTGACACCGAGCCCCAGTACTCACAGAAGCGACGAACGGAAGCCAAAAACCGACTTCACGATCAGCTTCACGAATAA
- a CDS encoding 6-pyruvoyl trahydropterin synthase family protein, whose translation MNESGESGGRRGGTDAGRGAYSVTGTERVLYIGRERPIRISAGHRILHHDGKCSRPHGHNYELTVELVGELTEEGWVADKGDITDVIDEWDHMFLLEAGDPLVDAFESAGDDDALIVLDHPPTAEVMSVVLEEKLEAALPETVSEIAVQVNETSELCGGSAF comes from the coding sequence ATGAACGAGAGCGGAGAGTCGGGAGGTCGCCGTGGCGGGACCGACGCCGGTCGGGGCGCGTACTCTGTCACCGGCACGGAGCGAGTGCTTTACATTGGACGCGAGCGACCGATCAGAATCAGCGCCGGGCACCGGATTCTTCATCACGACGGAAAGTGTTCACGCCCCCACGGCCACAACTACGAGCTCACCGTCGAACTCGTCGGCGAACTCACCGAAGAAGGATGGGTCGCCGATAAAGGTGATATTACCGACGTCATCGACGAGTGGGATCACATGTTCTTGCTCGAGGCGGGCGACCCACTCGTGGACGCCTTTGAGTCGGCCGGTGACGACGACGCCCTAATCGTCCTGGATCACCCGCCTACGGCGGAGGTTATGAGCGTCGTTCTCGAGGAAAAACTCGAGGCCGCCCTCCCCGAGACCGTCTCCGAAATCGCGGTACAGGTGAACGAAACCAGCGAACTCTGCGGAGGGAGCGCGTTCTGA
- a CDS encoding 7-carboxy-7-deazaguanine synthase QueE has product MPVSDSVDRDDSAGEVGSGDGLPINELFCSLQGEGRLAGVPSVFVRTSGCNLRCWFCDSYHTSWEPTHAWMDLETILAEIESYENAEHVVLTGGEPLIHETAVDLLEELSARGYHTTVETNGTVVPDAPIDLASISPKLESSTPTPERAPAGVDAGQWEQRHEADRIDLEALTSLVETFDFQLKFVVTDDGDMPEILDLLAELREASDEPIRDDDVLLMPEGATREQLAATRTRVAQLAIDHGFRYTPRLHVDLWNDAPET; this is encoded by the coding sequence ATGCCGGTCTCAGATTCGGTGGATCGAGACGACTCAGCCGGGGAAGTCGGGTCGGGCGACGGGCTTCCGATCAACGAGTTGTTCTGCTCGCTCCAGGGCGAGGGACGACTCGCGGGTGTGCCCTCCGTATTCGTTCGAACGAGCGGCTGTAACCTCCGGTGTTGGTTCTGTGACTCCTATCACACGTCCTGGGAGCCGACACACGCCTGGATGGACCTCGAGACGATCCTCGCGGAGATCGAGTCCTACGAAAATGCAGAGCACGTCGTCCTGACGGGGGGCGAGCCACTGATACACGAGACGGCCGTCGACCTCCTCGAGGAACTCTCTGCGCGCGGGTACCACACGACCGTCGAGACCAACGGCACCGTCGTCCCCGACGCGCCGATCGATCTCGCGTCGATCAGCCCGAAACTCGAGAGCAGTACGCCGACCCCCGAACGCGCGCCAGCGGGCGTCGACGCGGGTCAGTGGGAACAGCGCCACGAAGCCGACCGAATCGACCTCGAGGCGCTAACCAGTCTCGTCGAAACGTTCGACTTCCAGTTGAAGTTCGTCGTCACCGACGACGGCGACATGCCGGAGATCCTCGACCTCCTCGCGGAGCTCCGCGAGGCGAGTGACGAGCCGATCCGCGACGACGACGTGCTCTTGATGCCCGAAGGGGCGACGCGCGAGCAACTCGCGGCAACCCGTACTCGAGTCGCTCAACTCGCGATCGATCACGGCTTTCGGTACACGCCCCGATTGCACGTCGATCTCTGGAACGACGCACCCGAGACCTGA
- the queC gene encoding 7-cyano-7-deazaguanine synthase QueC, producing the protein MTNQPINRSTDQPTDESTAKRAVVLLSGGMDSATAAAVARARGYDLYGLHTSYGQQTETRELECARRLADAFDLTDLLRIETGHLSAIGNSSLTDDELAVEDADLESDEIPSSYVPFRNANLLAMAVSYAEANDCEAVFIGAHSEDFAGYPDCRPAFFEAFEQVVDVGTKPETEISIEAPFVEWSKTDIAERGDDLEVPYEHTWSCYREDEPACGTCDSCAIRLQAFQNIGVRDPIEYAERPSYAEN; encoded by the coding sequence ATGACCAACCAACCAATCAACCGATCAACCGACCAACCGACCGACGAATCGACCGCAAAACGCGCCGTCGTCCTCCTTTCGGGAGGCATGGACAGCGCCACCGCCGCCGCCGTCGCTCGCGCCCGTGGCTACGACCTCTACGGGCTCCACACCTCCTACGGCCAGCAAACCGAAACGCGCGAACTCGAGTGCGCCCGTCGGCTCGCCGACGCGTTCGACCTCACGGATCTCTTGCGAATCGAAACGGGCCACCTCTCTGCGATCGGGAACTCGAGTCTCACCGACGACGAACTGGCCGTCGAAGACGCAGACCTAGAGAGCGACGAGATTCCATCGTCGTACGTTCCATTCCGGAACGCCAACCTGCTTGCGATGGCCGTCTCCTACGCGGAAGCCAACGACTGCGAGGCCGTCTTCATCGGCGCACACAGCGAGGACTTCGCCGGCTATCCCGACTGTCGCCCGGCGTTCTTCGAGGCGTTCGAGCAAGTAGTCGACGTCGGGACGAAACCGGAGACCGAGATTTCGATCGAAGCGCCGTTCGTCGAGTGGTCGAAAACCGACATCGCCGAGCGGGGTGACGACCTCGAGGTACCCTACGAGCATACCTGGAGTTGTTACCGCGAAGACGAGCCCGCCTGTGGCACCTGTGATTCCTGTGCGATTCGACTACAGGCGTTCCAGAACATCGGCGTTCGAGATCCGATCGAGTACGCCGAACGGCCGTCGTACGCAGAGAACTAG
- a CDS encoding sensor histidine kinase — MIESLLEYSRVETRDEPLSRVELDQVLESVLDDLHGPLSESNVEVTMDSLPAATGNERQLRQVFENLLTNAIEYGGSGPTRVHVSATQDGPWWNVTVEDDGIGIAPDDHERIFDVFQRLHSREDHPGDGIGLALCERIVERHEGQISVESELGEGATFSITLPVIDAER, encoded by the coding sequence ATGATCGAGTCACTCCTCGAGTACTCCCGGGTCGAAACTCGAGACGAACCACTGTCGCGCGTGGAGTTAGACCAAGTCCTCGAGAGCGTCCTCGACGATTTGCACGGACCGCTCTCGGAGAGCAATGTCGAGGTCACCATGGACTCGCTACCGGCAGCCACCGGCAACGAACGGCAGTTGCGGCAGGTGTTCGAAAACCTGTTGACGAATGCGATCGAGTATGGCGGCTCCGGCCCGACGAGGGTACACGTCTCCGCCACACAAGACGGCCCCTGGTGGAACGTTACCGTCGAGGACGACGGAATCGGTATTGCGCCTGACGATCACGAACGTATCTTCGACGTGTTTCAGCGGCTTCATAGCCGTGAGGATCATCCAGGGGACGGAATTGGTCTAGCACTCTGTGAACGAATCGTCGAACGCCACGAGGGCCAGATCAGCGTCGAGTCCGAACTCGGCGAGGGGGCGACGTTCTCGATCACGCTGCCTGTAATCGATGCTGAGCGCTGA
- a CDS encoding iron-containing alcohol dehydrogenase family protein, whose protein sequence is MTPVDAAGGREPTTRFEYEPSTIRLGPNCVDDLEDELAANGFERALVVCGSTVGRTPDVIGPVTDGIGNRLVGVFDETTPKKRLATAADALERLEAERADVLVSLGGGSSLDVAKATSVLAASDRPTGEIADELARTETISVPDEGLVPIVAIPTTLAGADLSMSAGVTAGPESGLVDTVVEGGISHPGLMPAAAVYDPTMLETTPESILAGSAMNGFDKGIETLYSAAATPVTDAPASHGLEKLEDGLRAFGDGAQDLDTYQTLLEGIVLVQYGISRADGSTLSIVHAFGHGLTRTYSVQQGAAHAVIVPHVLEYLFEQDGVDARTELLAAALGVENAVDHGSAVVEAVTEIRDALGLPARLQNVDGPEPDEFEAVATHILTDRLMANTPPGLEATVDDIEGILERAW, encoded by the coding sequence ATGACTCCAGTGGACGCTGCCGGCGGGCGGGAGCCGACGACGCGCTTCGAGTACGAGCCATCGACGATCCGACTCGGCCCGAACTGTGTCGACGACCTCGAGGACGAACTCGCGGCCAACGGCTTCGAACGCGCACTCGTCGTCTGTGGCTCGACCGTCGGTAGGACACCGGACGTGATCGGCCCGGTTACCGACGGAATCGGTAACCGATTGGTGGGCGTTTTCGACGAAACGACACCGAAAAAACGCCTCGCAACGGCCGCGGACGCCCTCGAGCGCCTCGAGGCGGAGCGAGCGGACGTGCTCGTGAGCCTCGGTGGCGGGAGTAGCCTCGACGTGGCGAAGGCGACGAGCGTCCTCGCGGCGAGCGACCGTCCGACGGGTGAAATTGCCGACGAGTTGGCCAGGACGGAGACGATCTCCGTTCCGGACGAGGGGCTGGTGCCGATCGTTGCCATCCCGACGACGCTCGCCGGGGCCGACCTCTCGATGAGCGCGGGGGTCACTGCCGGTCCCGAGTCGGGATTGGTCGACACCGTGGTCGAAGGCGGGATCTCACATCCGGGACTCATGCCTGCAGCCGCAGTGTACGACCCGACGATGCTCGAGACGACGCCGGAGTCTATCCTCGCCGGGTCGGCGATGAACGGCTTCGACAAGGGTATCGAGACGCTCTACTCGGCCGCCGCGACGCCGGTGACCGACGCCCCGGCCAGCCACGGTCTCGAGAAACTCGAGGACGGGCTACGCGCATTCGGTGACGGTGCCCAGGATCTCGATACGTATCAGACCCTTCTCGAGGGAATCGTCCTCGTCCAGTACGGAATCTCTCGCGCCGATGGGTCGACGCTCTCGATCGTCCACGCATTCGGACACGGACTCACTCGCACGTACAGCGTTCAGCAAGGTGCCGCGCACGCCGTCATCGTGCCTCATGTCCTCGAGTATCTCTTTGAACAGGACGGCGTCGACGCTCGAACGGAACTGCTCGCAGCCGCACTCGGCGTCGAAAATGCGGTGGATCACGGTAGTGCAGTCGTCGAGGCAGTCACCGAAATTCGGGACGCACTCGGACTCCCTGCACGCCTGCAGAACGTTGACGGTCCCGAACCCGACGAGTTCGAAGCCGTTGCGACCCACATTCTAACCGACCGATTGATGGCGAACACGCCGCCGGGGCTCGAGGCGACGGTCGACGACATCGAAGGAATCCTCGAGCGAGCGTGGTGA
- a CDS encoding 30S ribosomal protein S3ae — protein MSERSVSRAKQEKRWYTILAPEQFDRQELGETPADEPDQVYDRTIETTLGELTNNASENNTKLTFKVTDVGSDSAYTEFIEHSLTRDYLRSLVRRGASKIEAYVTVLTTDDYRVQIQPVAFTTKKADASQEKAIREQMVAMIEEAAAERTFEELIDSVVEGRLSSGIYGEAKTIYPLRRVEIQKATLEARPEEVAEEEATAVDVDEEDVATDD, from the coding sequence ATGAGTGAACGATCAGTTTCACGCGCAAAACAGGAAAAGCGGTGGTACACCATCCTGGCACCGGAGCAATTCGACCGGCAGGAACTCGGTGAGACACCCGCTGACGAACCGGATCAAGTCTACGACCGAACCATCGAAACGACGCTCGGCGAGTTGACGAACAACGCCAGCGAGAACAACACGAAGCTGACCTTCAAGGTCACCGACGTCGGCAGCGACTCGGCGTACACGGAGTTCATCGAGCACTCGCTGACCCGAGACTACCTGCGTTCGCTGGTCCGTCGCGGTGCCTCGAAGATCGAGGCCTACGTCACCGTCCTCACGACGGACGACTACCGCGTCCAGATCCAGCCCGTCGCCTTCACGACGAAAAAGGCCGACGCGAGCCAGGAGAAGGCCATCCGCGAACAGATGGTCGCCATGATCGAAGAGGCCGCCGCCGAGCGGACGTTCGAGGAACTCATCGACAGCGTCGTCGAGGGACGACTCTCCTCGGGCATCTACGGCGAGGCTAAGACGATCTACCCGCTTCGCCGCGTCGAAATTCAGAAGGCGACCCTCGAGGCCCGACCCGAGGAAGTCGCCGAAGAGGAAGCGACCGCGGTCGACGTCGACGAAGAAGACGTCGCCACGGACGACTAA
- a CDS encoding KEOPS complex subunit Pcc1, giving the protein MSRRATIRTTHEDADVVARTLRPGNTDEMETVVEADAESSSEEPATDDTHDTVLTRIERETTSGLHSNVDDYVVNLEVAMTVANATREEQFDQPMDAGCASEHEHDTTNNE; this is encoded by the coding sequence ATGAGTCGACGCGCGACTATTCGAACGACGCACGAAGACGCCGACGTCGTCGCTCGGACACTCCGCCCGGGCAACACGGACGAGATGGAGACCGTCGTCGAGGCGGACGCTGAGTCCTCGAGCGAGGAGCCAGCCACCGACGACACCCACGACACCGTCCTCACGCGTATCGAACGCGAGACGACCAGTGGGCTCCACTCGAACGTCGACGACTACGTGGTCAATCTCGAGGTCGCGATGACCGTCGCAAACGCCACTCGAGAGGAACAGTTCGACCAACCGATGGACGCGGGGTGCGCGTCCGAACACGAACACGATACTACCAACAATGAGTGA
- a CDS encoding exonuclease, whose protein sequence is MSTEGRSETASSAPASALESANFVHLVARADGDALAASGLLARALAARETPYQVSIGRTVADRTDRVGDRDPTADDTTLAVGAVDADVTRLETDDRPATLAALEVVRDLETSPDPVLALAGLVAAGVEPGAGESEWILEAARERELVERRPGLAVPSMDPVDGCAYSTHVAAPWSGDPDATRDALDSLDVPLDDPESLAADDYRAIGSAVALDVVGDDRAVEAAAETIQRALRPYAMPDHAFETIGGYADVLEATARSEPGTGAALAMGHDAHEPALAAWREYGRRAHTALEGASTGRYDGLFVLGIDDGPVEAVARLAVSFRSPEPTVLVVAEDEAAIATRGDDPLGATLEAITRDLEEADATGVTYDSANRRGYLRYDPDVDQSTIIEIVRALR, encoded by the coding sequence ATGTCCACAGAGGGTCGATCCGAAACCGCGTCGTCCGCCCCCGCGAGCGCACTCGAGAGTGCGAACTTCGTCCACCTCGTGGCGCGAGCCGACGGTGACGCACTCGCTGCGAGTGGCCTCCTCGCGAGAGCACTCGCCGCACGCGAGACGCCGTATCAGGTGAGCATCGGGCGAACCGTCGCGGATCGAACCGACCGCGTCGGCGACCGCGACCCGACAGCCGACGACACCACGCTCGCCGTCGGTGCCGTCGATGCGGACGTGACGCGACTCGAGACGGACGATCGACCAGCCACGCTCGCCGCACTGGAGGTCGTTCGCGACCTCGAGACGTCGCCCGATCCCGTCCTCGCACTCGCCGGCCTCGTGGCCGCGGGCGTCGAGCCGGGAGCCGGCGAGAGCGAGTGGATTCTCGAGGCGGCACGCGAACGCGAGTTGGTCGAACGGCGACCCGGACTCGCGGTGCCGAGTATGGACCCAGTTGATGGGTGCGCCTACTCGACGCACGTCGCCGCGCCGTGGTCGGGCGACCCGGACGCGACGCGAGACGCGCTCGACAGTCTCGACGTGCCCCTCGATGACCCCGAATCGCTCGCCGCCGACGACTACCGAGCGATCGGGTCCGCCGTCGCTCTCGACGTCGTCGGCGACGACCGCGCGGTCGAAGCTGCGGCGGAGACGATTCAACGAGCGCTTCGCCCCTACGCGATGCCCGATCACGCCTTTGAAACCATCGGCGGCTACGCCGACGTGCTCGAGGCGACGGCCCGGAGCGAACCGGGGACGGGCGCTGCGCTCGCGATGGGTCACGACGCACACGAGCCGGCACTCGCCGCCTGGCGGGAATACGGCCGACGTGCGCATACGGCGCTCGAGGGTGCGTCGACCGGTCGCTACGACGGCCTGTTCGTCCTCGGTATCGACGACGGGCCGGTCGAAGCGGTCGCTCGACTCGCCGTCTCGTTTCGCTCGCCGGAGCCGACCGTACTCGTCGTCGCCGAGGACGAAGCGGCGATCGCCACCCGCGGCGACGACCCGCTCGGCGCGACGCTCGAGGCGATCACGCGAGACCTCGAGGAGGCGGACGCGACGGGCGTCACCTACGACAGCGCCAATCGCCGTGGCTATCTCAGATACGACCCGGACGTGGACCAGTCGACGATTATCGAAATCGTGAGGGCGTTACGATGA
- a CDS encoding 30S ribosomal protein S15, which translates to MARMHTRRRGSSGSDKPAADEPPEWSDVDAEEIESRVVELAEQGYEPSQIGMKLRDEGVTGTPIPDVKLATGKKLTTILEENDATPEIPEDLYNLMERAVRLREHIQENQQDYQNKRALQNTESKVRRLVQYYRGDELEADFEYTFDLAKEIVDE; encoded by the coding sequence ATGGCACGAATGCATACCCGCCGCCGAGGCTCGTCCGGATCGGACAAGCCAGCGGCAGACGAACCGCCGGAGTGGAGCGACGTCGACGCCGAGGAGATCGAATCTCGCGTCGTCGAACTGGCAGAGCAGGGCTACGAACCGAGCCAGATCGGAATGAAGCTGCGTGACGAAGGTGTCACGGGCACGCCGATTCCCGACGTCAAACTGGCAACCGGGAAGAAGCTCACGACGATTCTCGAGGAGAACGACGCGACGCCTGAGATTCCCGAGGATCTCTACAACCTGATGGAGCGCGCAGTTCGCCTGCGCGAGCACATCCAGGAGAACCAGCAGGACTACCAGAACAAACGCGCTCTGCAGAACACCGAGTCGAAGGTTCGCCGTCTCGTTCAGTACTACCGCGGTGACGAACTCGAGGCCGACTTCGAGTACACCTTCGACCTCGCGAAAGAGATCGTCGACGAGTAA
- a CDS encoding long-chain-fatty-acid--CoA ligase has translation MKREMLTMDFLERAVDDYGDVTGVVAHDGTEYTYEEVDDRVNQLAHALEERGVERGDRVALLAPNTHYFIETLYATNKLGAVFVPLNYRLEPEEYAYILEDCAAGTVIADYDYAGKIEAIREEIPATTFVGYEADQIEGSSDGEWEDYEGVLAGQPATEPERPDISEDEDASINYTSGTTGDPKGVVRTHRTEHWHALVLNQHMEIRDDDTYLWTLPMFHCNGWGHTYAITGTGGTHVCQRTFDAAGVFERVREYDVSFMCGAPTVLNNLIQHADDRPDLETTGDRDVRIATAGSAPATATIETVEDEFGWRIIHIYGLTETAPIIATSNSPRRLAERGRELKVKQGSQTLCTDVRVVDEDGEDVPRDGETIGEIVVRGNQVMDRYLNKPAITDEAFSDRLEGYFHTGDLATIDDDGMVAIQDRKKDIIISGGENISSIELEDVLYDHPDVGKAAVVPVPSEQWGETPKAVVVPRSDADAEADRLRDDLLEFVGERLASYKKPTSVDFVDDLPETATGKVQKYELREEYWDEEETRVGQQ, from the coding sequence ATGAAACGGGAGATGCTCACCATGGACTTCCTCGAGCGCGCGGTCGACGACTACGGCGACGTCACCGGCGTCGTCGCACACGACGGCACCGAGTACACGTACGAAGAGGTCGACGACCGAGTGAATCAGCTCGCACACGCCCTCGAAGAGCGCGGCGTCGAACGGGGCGACCGCGTCGCCTTGCTCGCGCCGAACACGCACTACTTCATCGAGACGCTGTACGCGACGAACAAGCTGGGCGCGGTGTTCGTCCCGTTGAACTACCGCCTCGAACCAGAGGAGTACGCCTACATTCTCGAGGACTGTGCGGCGGGGACGGTGATCGCGGACTACGACTACGCCGGGAAGATCGAGGCGATTCGCGAGGAGATTCCGGCGACGACGTTCGTCGGCTACGAGGCTGACCAGATCGAAGGCTCGTCCGACGGTGAGTGGGAGGACTACGAGGGCGTCCTCGCGGGCCAGCCCGCGACGGAGCCCGAGCGTCCCGATATCAGCGAAGACGAGGACGCGAGCATCAACTACACCTCGGGGACGACGGGCGATCCGAAGGGAGTCGTCCGAACCCATCGGACGGAACACTGGCACGCACTTGTGCTCAACCAGCACATGGAGATTCGGGACGACGACACCTACCTCTGGACACTGCCGATGTTCCACTGCAACGGCTGGGGACACACCTACGCGATCACGGGCACGGGCGGCACGCACGTCTGCCAGCGCACGTTCGACGCCGCGGGTGTCTTCGAGCGAGTGCGCGAGTACGATGTCTCGTTCATGTGCGGCGCGCCGACGGTGCTCAACAATCTGATCCAACACGCCGACGACCGTCCCGACCTCGAGACGACGGGTGACCGAGACGTGCGCATCGCGACCGCCGGTTCAGCGCCCGCGACGGCCACTATCGAGACCGTCGAGGACGAGTTCGGCTGGCGGATCATCCACATCTACGGGTTGACCGAGACCGCGCCGATCATCGCGACCAGTAACTCGCCGCGTCGGCTCGCCGAGCGAGGCCGCGAGCTCAAAGTCAAGCAAGGCAGTCAGACCCTCTGTACCGACGTCCGTGTCGTCGACGAGGACGGCGAAGACGTCCCTCGCGACGGCGAGACCATCGGCGAAATCGTCGTCCGGGGAAATCAGGTGATGGATCGCTATCTCAACAAGCCAGCGATCACCGACGAAGCGTTCAGCGACCGCCTCGAGGGCTACTTCCACACCGGCGACCTCGCTACCATCGACGACGACGGCATGGTCGCGATCCAGGACCGCAAGAAGGACATCATCATCTCCGGCGGCGAGAACATCTCGAGCATCGAACTCGAGGATGTCCTCTACGACCACCCGGATGTCGGAAAGGCCGCCGTCGTCCCCGTTCCCAGCGAGCAGTGGGGAGAAACTCCGAAAGCGGTAGTCGTTCCGCGAAGCGACGCCGACGCCGAAGCGGACCGCCTCAGGGACGACCTCCTCGAGTTCGTCGGCGAGCGCTTAGCGAGTTACAAGAAACCAACCAGCGTCGACTTCGTCGACGACCTGCCCGAAACTGCGACGGGAAAGGTCCAGAAGTACGAACTCCGCGAGGAGTACTGGGACGAGGAGGAGACGCGCGTAGGACAACAGTGA
- a CDS encoding DUF7845 domain-containing protein — protein MASQQFLETQYHEFDAYLNFDEYGLKPYYGLTTFRKAHDWVNNGKPSTTAQIREVDLEDIGDPFGADVDQDEATFRLGGCGRDWQLEVAVLDSDVRA, from the coding sequence GTGGCCTCCCAGCAGTTCCTCGAGACCCAATACCACGAGTTCGACGCCTACCTCAATTTCGACGAGTACGGGCTGAAGCCGTACTACGGACTTACCACCTTTCGGAAAGCGCACGACTGGGTCAATAACGGAAAGCCGTCGACGACAGCCCAGATCCGAGAGGTAGACCTCGAGGACATCGGTGATCCCTTCGGGGCCGACGTCGATCAGGATGAGGCCACGTTCCGTCTCGGCGGATGTGGACGTGATTGGCAGCTCGAGGTTGCCGTACTCGACAGCGACGTCAGGGCGTGA
- a CDS encoding DUF4397 domain-containing protein, with protein MTENGVSRRQIIQTGGGLVVVSGVGGTTAASSDDEPTDQPTDADFQTRVAHLSPDAPNVDIYVDGEQVREGIPYGTVTDYRDLPPGTYTIQVVPAGEAPAEAVLEETVEVDDEDPTVDGLLAVIGEVAAENQPLEALFLDDDNSPVDPGTARVRVLHASPDAPPVDVVAGENGDALFENVAFGESGYVEVPDGEYTLEIYPAGDREASVFEVDVSLAGGTVYSAFAIGYLEPERAPADEPFEILLTEDSLPDEADVEPDEAEANEDEPEKEPEEEPKEDEPEKDEKDCKKDEKEKKAK; from the coding sequence ATGACTGAAAATGGCGTGAGCCGACGGCAAATTATACAGACCGGCGGCGGCCTCGTGGTGGTTAGTGGCGTCGGAGGTACTACGGCCGCCTCGAGTGACGACGAACCGACCGACCAGCCAACCGATGCCGACTTCCAGACTCGAGTTGCACACCTCTCGCCCGACGCACCCAACGTCGACATCTATGTCGACGGAGAGCAGGTCCGCGAGGGGATCCCGTACGGGACGGTCACCGACTATCGCGACCTCCCGCCTGGCACGTACACGATTCAGGTCGTTCCCGCCGGTGAAGCCCCGGCCGAAGCAGTGCTCGAGGAGACCGTCGAGGTCGACGACGAGGACCCTACCGTCGACGGTCTCCTCGCAGTAATCGGCGAAGTGGCCGCCGAAAACCAGCCCCTCGAGGCGCTGTTTCTCGACGACGATAACAGCCCAGTCGATCCGGGTACCGCTCGCGTTCGCGTCCTCCACGCCTCACCCGATGCGCCCCCGGTGGACGTCGTTGCCGGTGAAAACGGGGACGCGCTGTTCGAGAACGTCGCGTTCGGTGAATCCGGCTACGTCGAAGTCCCGGACGGCGAGTATACGCTCGAGATCTATCCGGCGGGCGACCGAGAGGCCAGCGTCTTCGAAGTCGACGTTTCTCTCGCCGGCGGAACCGTCTACTCCGCGTTCGCGATTGGCTACCTCGAGCCAGAGAGGGCACCCGCGGATGAGCCGTTCGAGATCCTCCTCACGGAGGATTCCCTTCCGGACGAAGCGGACGTTGAGCCGGACGAAGCGGAAGCAAACGAAGACGAACCGGAGAAAGAGCCTGAAGAGGAGCCGAAAGAAGACGAACCAGAGAAAGACGAGAAAGACTGCAAGAAGGACGAGAAAGAGAAGAAGGCTAAGTAG